In a single window of the Pseudogemmatithrix spongiicola genome:
- a CDS encoding protein kinase domain-containing protein: protein MSEIPSALATALADRYRFERELGRGGMATVYLAQDLRHERQVAIKVLHAELGAVLGGERFLSEIKTTARLQHPHILPLLESGEAGGLLFYVMPLVTGETLRARLERERQLPIADALGIATEVADALAHAHAKGIIHRDIKPENILLQDGHALVADFGIALAVQSAGGARMTQTGLSLGTPQYMSPEQAMGERSIDARSDIYALAAVTYEMLAGEAPFTGPSVQAIVARVLSEEPRPLSAQRKAVPPAAEEAVFRALEKLPADRFASAKEFAAALNASEATGQRTGTRAVPQRRDWRVAALGVALVAAAGMAVAGWMRPRAESSTLLRYRLSADSVVEVRDWTGSIAISPDGKTIVRASGPGGPLLRRDRDALEFAPIAGTVGAQAPCFSPDGKQLAFFSNGRLVSTALDGGVVHVVLPDVPSPVACAWSDDGYLYLEEGVQSTLVRVAASGAADVEPVTLPDTARELTHSLPEALPGGRGLLFQVQLRDGQVSVAFTEGPGKPHRTLLAAVRARYLSSGHLVYTSADGRVWIVPFDLDAGALRGEPVAIGDGVPMTMLGPTDFAASRTGTVVYAEDPAGARRELIWVTRRGERSAVDSTWRGALVGPRLSPDGRMVAVTRQDGDDSQVWIVPLGAATPRRHTLGTARYEEPSWSPDGRSVSYLANEGSVAGVWRRALEGGAAPESLLVMERSISEQSWSPDGRTLVVRTTTPTPGAGDVLRLRPGVDRAAVPIVAGPRSEYTPSVSPDGRWLTYASNESGRLEVYVVPFPDPDGRKWQVSSAGGIAPTWSRRGNELFFLDLRGNMVATQVTTGAAFSVGESTVLFAAGDLATRAVSRRNYDVKADGQRFVMVRRAGGVMRAQMVVVEQAAAAIEGR from the coding sequence ATGTCCGAGATTCCCTCAGCCCTCGCCACCGCCCTTGCCGACCGCTACCGCTTCGAGCGCGAGCTCGGGCGCGGCGGCATGGCGACGGTGTACCTGGCGCAGGACCTGCGGCACGAGCGCCAGGTCGCGATCAAGGTGCTGCACGCGGAGCTCGGCGCGGTGCTGGGAGGCGAGCGGTTCCTGAGCGAGATCAAGACCACGGCGCGACTGCAGCATCCGCACATCCTGCCGTTGCTCGAGAGCGGCGAGGCGGGCGGCTTGCTGTTCTACGTCATGCCCTTGGTGACCGGTGAGACGCTGCGGGCGCGCCTCGAGCGCGAGCGACAGCTCCCCATCGCCGACGCGCTGGGCATCGCGACGGAAGTGGCCGACGCCCTCGCGCACGCGCATGCGAAGGGCATCATCCACCGCGACATCAAGCCGGAGAACATCCTGCTACAGGATGGGCACGCGTTGGTGGCGGACTTCGGCATCGCCTTGGCGGTGCAGAGCGCGGGCGGCGCGCGCATGACGCAGACCGGGCTCTCGCTCGGCACGCCGCAGTACATGAGCCCCGAGCAGGCGATGGGCGAGCGCAGCATCGATGCGCGCTCGGACATCTACGCGCTGGCGGCGGTGACGTACGAGATGCTGGCGGGCGAAGCGCCGTTCACAGGGCCGAGCGTGCAGGCGATCGTGGCGCGGGTGCTGAGCGAGGAGCCGCGGCCGTTGAGCGCGCAGCGGAAGGCGGTGCCGCCGGCGGCAGAGGAGGCCGTGTTCCGCGCATTGGAAAAGCTGCCGGCGGATCGCTTTGCCAGCGCGAAGGAGTTCGCGGCGGCGCTGAACGCGTCGGAGGCGACCGGCCAGCGCACGGGCACGCGCGCGGTGCCGCAGCGACGCGACTGGCGCGTGGCGGCCTTGGGTGTGGCGTTGGTGGCAGCGGCGGGCATGGCCGTGGCGGGCTGGATGCGTCCGCGCGCCGAGTCCTCGACGCTGCTGCGGTATCGCCTCAGCGCGGACTCCGTCGTGGAAGTGCGCGACTGGACCGGGAGCATCGCCATCTCCCCGGACGGCAAGACGATCGTGCGGGCGAGCGGGCCCGGAGGCCCGCTGCTGCGCCGCGATCGCGACGCCTTGGAGTTTGCGCCGATTGCCGGGACCGTCGGCGCCCAGGCGCCGTGCTTCTCGCCGGATGGCAAGCAGCTGGCCTTCTTCAGCAACGGGCGGCTGGTGTCGACGGCGCTCGACGGCGGCGTGGTGCATGTGGTGCTGCCCGACGTTCCGTCGCCGGTGGCCTGTGCGTGGAGCGACGACGGGTATCTCTACCTCGAGGAAGGTGTGCAGTCGACGTTGGTGCGCGTGGCGGCGAGCGGAGCCGCGGATGTCGAGCCGGTGACGCTGCCCGATACCGCGCGCGAGCTCACGCATTCGTTGCCCGAGGCACTGCCGGGCGGTCGCGGCCTGCTCTTCCAAGTGCAGCTCCGCGACGGTCAGGTCTCCGTGGCGTTCACGGAGGGACCGGGCAAGCCGCACCGGACGCTGCTCGCCGCGGTGCGCGCGCGATACCTCTCGAGCGGACACCTCGTGTACACGTCGGCGGACGGCCGCGTGTGGATCGTGCCGTTCGATCTCGATGCCGGCGCGCTGCGCGGCGAACCGGTGGCGATCGGCGACGGTGTGCCGATGACGATGCTTGGTCCGACGGACTTCGCGGCGTCGCGCACGGGGACGGTGGTGTATGCCGAGGATCCCGCGGGTGCGCGTCGCGAGCTGATCTGGGTGACGCGACGGGGTGAGCGATCGGCCGTCGACTCCACGTGGCGCGGCGCGCTCGTCGGGCCCCGGCTCTCGCCCGACGGCCGCATGGTCGCCGTGACGCGCCAGGACGGCGATGACTCGCAGGTCTGGATCGTGCCGCTCGGCGCTGCGACGCCGCGGCGGCATACGCTGGGCACCGCGCGTTATGAAGAGCCGTCGTGGTCGCCGGATGGCCGCAGCGTCAGCTACCTCGCCAACGAGGGGTCGGTGGCCGGCGTGTGGCGGCGCGCGCTCGAGGGCGGTGCCGCGCCGGAGTCGCTGTTGGTGATGGAGCGATCGATCTCCGAGCAGTCGTGGTCGCCGGACGGTCGAACACTGGTGGTGCGCACGACGACGCCGACGCCCGGGGCTGGGGACGTGCTGCGGCTGCGTCCGGGCGTGGACCGCGCGGCGGTGCCGATCGTGGCGGGTCCGCGGTCGGAGTACACGCCGAGTGTGTCGCCGGACGGCCGCTGGCTCACCTATGCGTCGAACGAGAGCGGACGGCTGGAGGTGTACGTCGTGCCATTCCCGGATCCCGACGGGCGCAAATGGCAGGTGAGTTCGGCCGGAGGGATTGCACCGACGTGGTCACGGCGCGGCAACGAGCTCTTCTTCCTCGACCTGCGCGGCAACATGGTCGCGACGCAGGTGACGACGGGCGCCGCGTTCAGCGTCGGCGAGTCGACGGTGCTCTTCGCTGCGGGTGACCTGGCGACACGTGCGGTGTCGCGCCGGAACTATGACGTGAAGGCGGACGGGCAGCGATTCGTGATGGTGCGACGCGCGGGCGGCGTGATGCGGGCGCAGATGGTGGTGGTGGAGCAGGCCGCCGCCGCGATTGAGGGCCGCTAG
- a CDS encoding YiiX/YebB-like N1pC/P60 family cysteine hydrolase, producing the protein MPAAQSRARRIGAVAGVTLAILLLLVIPAAGPSVPPMPPEGSPFVWGSDSLWAALEAQFAAERASGCADSASTAAEMRRFETDVQVLRRADAATLDSLGLRFFALAPRVASCAELVPRFVQLQATWRSTAKRVSVDWDPRERTTRDALYRALYGGRAAVEEVILQQPRMVPALVQDAEVASATPSAVVQGVLLHSGDILVSRGGYPTSALIARGNDYAGNFSHIALVHIDPATRAVSVIEAHIELGVAVTTAEGYLADKKLRVMLLRPRPDLPALIADPQLPHKAAQAMLDRAQREHIPYDFAMDYQDPAKLFCSEVASQGYRSQGLTLWMGTSTISRPGLRQWLASFGVEHFETQEPSDLEYDPQLAVVAEWRDPTTLFEDHVDNAVVDAMLEGADRGDRLGYAWHELPVARVLKGWSWLRERTGGVGPIPEGMAAAAALRNRGYNARHDALSAEVLRRAEAWRAAQGYPPPYWALVALAREAVAASR; encoded by the coding sequence ATGCCTGCGGCGCAATCTCGCGCTCGACGCATCGGCGCGGTCGCCGGCGTCACGCTGGCGATTCTCCTGCTCCTTGTCATTCCGGCCGCCGGGCCCAGTGTTCCGCCGATGCCGCCCGAGGGCAGTCCGTTCGTGTGGGGGAGCGATTCGCTCTGGGCGGCGCTCGAAGCGCAATTCGCGGCGGAGCGCGCCAGCGGCTGTGCCGATTCCGCGTCGACGGCTGCGGAGATGCGCCGTTTCGAGACGGACGTGCAGGTGCTGCGGCGCGCCGATGCCGCGACGCTCGACTCGCTGGGCCTGCGCTTCTTCGCGCTGGCGCCGCGTGTGGCGAGCTGTGCGGAACTGGTGCCGCGCTTCGTGCAGCTGCAGGCGACGTGGCGCAGCACGGCGAAACGGGTCTCCGTCGACTGGGATCCACGCGAGCGCACGACGCGGGATGCCTTGTACCGCGCGCTCTACGGCGGTCGCGCCGCCGTCGAGGAAGTGATCCTACAGCAGCCGCGCATGGTGCCGGCGCTCGTGCAGGACGCAGAGGTGGCATCCGCAACGCCGAGCGCGGTGGTGCAAGGTGTCCTGTTGCACTCCGGCGACATCCTGGTCTCGCGCGGCGGCTATCCGACTTCGGCGCTCATCGCACGGGGCAACGACTACGCGGGCAACTTCTCGCACATCGCGCTGGTGCACATCGACCCGGCGACACGCGCGGTGTCGGTGATCGAGGCGCACATCGAACTCGGCGTGGCCGTCACCACGGCCGAGGGATATCTCGCCGACAAGAAGCTGCGCGTGATGCTCCTGCGTCCGCGGCCCGATCTACCTGCGCTCATCGCCGATCCGCAGCTGCCCCACAAGGCGGCGCAGGCGATGCTGGACCGCGCGCAGCGCGAGCACATTCCCTACGACTTCGCCATGGACTACCAGGATCCGGCGAAGTTGTTCTGCTCCGAAGTGGCGTCGCAGGGATATCGCTCGCAGGGGCTCACGCTCTGGATGGGCACGTCGACCATCTCACGCCCGGGACTGCGGCAGTGGCTGGCCTCATTCGGCGTGGAGCACTTCGAGACCCAAGAGCCGAGCGACCTCGAGTACGATCCACAACTCGCCGTCGTGGCGGAGTGGCGTGACCCGACGACGCTCTTCGAGGATCACGTGGACAACGCCGTCGTCGACGCGATGCTCGAAGGCGCCGACCGCGGTGACCGGCTGGGGTATGCTTGGCACGAGCTTCCGGTTGCGCGCGTGCTGAAGGGCTGGAGCTGGCTGCGGGAACGCACGGGCGGTGTGGGCCCGATTCCCGAAGGCATGGCAGCGGCTGCGGCGCTGCGCAACCGCGGCTACAACGCGCG